The following coding sequences are from one Rissa tridactyla isolate bRisTri1 chromosome 14, bRisTri1.patW.cur.20221130, whole genome shotgun sequence window:
- the ADGRD2 gene encoding adhesion G-protein coupled receptor D2 produces the protein MFRRDLRPDSWFFSFLVGSLSRSLFTFAALAKNQTSKGFAPVTMETSRHMYEYVATALDWWHADRSCEQRFAQLLFEPQDSERGSLGKLLQSHHIRGSVWLNERDGVLHKPKWRRDHVVPVLVFGDKTDTKYVKVLSDFPALPAVTACAHLQWDTRTQEIATIFSYAVPAFINEFQLRGFVDEEDFVRFALIVHGHHSPYLPVFRADGQWHHFCVTWQQENGTWAIYADGKRRASASGLCAVGPSAPQAIYGQGTFIIGQDQDSLGGTFREKESFSGNITDLHIWQKVLGAEQIEKVRSCWVVEQDLVFGWSSKALEVESTVQEVTARFLCPGPVEECRVFEVGSSGFSYASCLQSLPFICRYRKDAYWQLKKAQLETSHSLVGRVNTLAERTVIPENLFTSGVQDTNLSVALGALDVLTTVLREAETPVLESSDLLAVLQLLKQVSDVEVQEGEDLEMLEQLGQYYVEVMELILEEQNIETWSSVSQVIRGPMAVVELCDRMVSHLAPLLTAGRTKITIQHGNVGMEVRKLDMSGQELSSEAYLVQSPEKGRHDLIEVPAEEMQRLKARGLHGVMVKNMWFGYSSLQRCLSGAGSSAVFQDVAASDGGQKYLSTTVGTAVISSTLLSDYQEISTSVRYHLQHRVQELPNKLLGPICAFWNFSLSPDAGGMWSTAGCSVVTSFLDSTACVCNHTTNFAVLLQVYEMQRTTKEELTLQTLTFIGCGVSFCALIVTFILFVVVGVPKSERMTVHKNLIFALAAAEALLMFSELAKANQVLCFTVTACLHLFFMAAFSWMLVEGLLLWSKVVAVNMSEDRRMKFYYVTGWGLPVVIVGVTLATSFNKYVADNHCWLNIQTNVIWAFVGPVLFILAVNTFVLFRVVMVTVSSARRRSKMLTPNSSLENQIGVQIWATAKPVLVLLPVLGLTWVCGVLVHLSVIWAYVFIVLNSLQGLYIFLVYAIYNSEVRNAIQRMKDKKKALSFTNCSHPINYLSSPRNTTSWETGKPSPSAAESAFSSPVQKDPPVKNITNKGNFGAKIPMGISSIMSPERPAVELTAFKSSVSKQGILRLFSRRCHPEASQLASPQWTHEQGRNGGIQE, from the exons atGTTTAGGAGAGACTTGAGACCTGATTCTTGGTTCTTCAGCTTTCTG GTCGGTAGTCTGTCCAGGAGTCTCTTTACCTTTGCAGCCCTTGCCAAGAATCAGACTTCTAAAG GTTTTGCTCCTGTCACGATGGAGACCTCAAGACACATGTACGAATATGTGGCCACTGCTTTGGACTGGTGGCACGCAGACAGATCCTGTGAACAACGCTTTGCTCAGTTGCTTTTTGAACCCCAGGACAGTGAGCGAGGTTCCCTCGGCAAACTGCTGCAGTCCCACCACATCAGAGGTTCTGTCTGGCTAAACGAGAGGGACGGTGTCCTGCACAAACCAAAATGGAGAC GGGACCACGTTGTACCAGTCCTGGTATTTGGAgacaaaacagacacaaaatatGTGAAGGTGCTCTCTGACTTCCCAGCGCTGCCTGCTGTCACAGCCTGCGCCCACCTCCAGTGGGACACCAGGACCCAGGAGATTGCTACCATCTTCTCCTATGCTGTGCCGGCTTTTATTAACGAGTTCCAGCTCCGTGGCTTTGTCGACGAGGAAGACTTTGTTCGATTTGCTCTCATAGTCCACGGGCACCATTCCCCATACCTGCCTGTGTTCCGTGCTGATGGACAGTGGCATCACTTCTGCGTGACCTGGCAGCAGGAAAACGGGACCTGGGCCATCTATGCCGATGGTAAAAGGAGGGCGTCTGCCAGCGGTTTGTGTGCTGTGGGGCCGTCTGCCCCACAGGCCATCTACGGTCAGGGGACTTTCATAATTGGGCAGGATCAAGATTCCCTGGGGGGCACCTTCAGGGAGAAAGAGTCCTTCAGTGGGAACATCACCGACTTGCACATCTGGCAGAAAGTCCTCGGCGCGGAGCAGATTGAGAAGGTTCGGTCGTGCTGGGTGGTAGAGCAAGACCTTGTATTTGGGTGGAGCTCAAAAGCTCTGGAGGTTGAAAGCACCGTTCAGGAGGTGACCGCACGGTTTCTTTGCCCAG GGCCTGTTGAGGAATGCCGAGTTTTTGAAGTTGGCAGCAGTGGATTCAGTTACGCATCTTGTTTGCAGTCTTTGCCTTTTATCTGTCGCTACAGAAAGG ATGCATACTGGCAACTGAAAAAAGCTCAGCTGGAAACCAGCCATTCGCTTGTTGGCCGAGTGAACACACTTGCGGAGAGGACTGTG ATTCCTGAGAACCTCTTCACAAGTGGTGTCCAAGACACGAACCTCTCTGTTGCTCTTGGTGCTCTTGATGTCTTGACAACTGTTCTGAGGGAAGCGGAGACACCCGTGCTGGAGTCGTCTGACCTCCTTGCGGTGCTTCAATTGCTAAAGCAAGTTTCTGATGTGGAAGTCCAGGAGGGAGAGGATCTGGAGATGTTGGAGCAGTTGGGCCAGTATTATGTGGAAGTGATGGAGTTAATCTTGGAAGAGCAGAATATTGAAACATGGTCATCAGTCAGCCAG GTTATCAGAGGGCCCATGGCTGTTGTTGAGCTCTGCGACAGAATGGTGTCACACTTAGCCCCACTGCTGACTGCAGGGAGGACAAAGATCACAATCCAGCATGGGAATGTTG GGATGGAGGTCAGGAAGCTGGACATGAGCGGGCAGGAGCTGAGCAGCGAGGCGTACCTGGTCCAGAGCCCTGAGAAAGGCAGACACGACCTCATTGAAGTTCCcgcagaagaaatgcaaagacTGAAAGCCAGAG GTCTCCACGGAGTCATGGTGAAAAACATGTGGTTCGGCTACAgctccctgcagcgctgcctgtCCGGCGCTGGCAGCAGCGCTGTCTTCCAGGACGTGGCTGCCTCGGACGGAGGACAGAA GTACCTGAGCACCACGGTGGGCACTGCTGTCATCTCATCCACTCTGCTCAGTGACTACCAGGAGATCAGCACGTCCGTGCGCTACCACCTGCAGCACCGTGTCCAG gaacTGCCCAATAAGCTGCTGGGGCCCATCTGTGCCTTCTGGAACTTCAGCCTCAG CCCAGATGCTGGTGGGATGTGGTCCACAGCCGGCTGCTCTGTGGTGACGTCTTTCCTGGACTCCACTGCCTGTGTTTGCAACCACACCACGAATTTTGCTGTCCTGCTGCAGGTGTACGAGATGCAG AGGACCACCAAGGAGGAGCTCACGCTGCAGACCTTGACTTTTATTGGATGTGGAGTTTCCTTCTGCGCCTTGATAGTTACCTTCATTTTATTCGTGGTGGTTGG TGTGCCCAAGAGTGAACGAATGACCGTGCACAAGAACCTGATCTTTGCGTTAGCTGCCGCAGAAGCTCTGCTCATGTTCAGTGAATTGGCCAAGGCCAACCAG GTGCTGTGTTTCACGGTCACTGCCTGCCTTCATCTCTTCTTCATGGCAGCCTTTTCCTGGATGCTGGTAGAGGGACTTCTCCTGTGGAGCAAAGTGGTAGCAGTCAACATGAGTGAAGACAGGAGAATGAAGTTCTACTACGTGACAGGCTGGG gccTTCCCGTTGTTATCGTGGGCGTGACCCTTGCAACTTCCTTTAACAAGTATGTGGCAGACAACCATTGCTGGCTGAACATTCAGACCAACGTCATCTGGGCCTTTGTTGGGCCCGTTCTCTTCATCCTGGCA GTGAACACCTTCGTGCTCTTCCGTGTGGTGATGGTGACTGTGTCCAGTGCTCGCAGGAGATCAAAGATGCTGACGCCCAACAGCAGCCTGGAGAACCAGATTGGAGTTCAGATATG GGCCACAGCCAAGCCtgtcctggtgctgctgcccGTGCTGGGGCTGACCTGGGTCTGCGGGGTCCTCGTCCACCTCAGCGTCATTTGGGCCTATGTCTTCATCGTGCTGAACTCCCTCCAG GGCCTGTACATATTCCTGGTCTATGCAATCTATAACAGCGAG GtgaggaatgccatccagaggatgaaggacaagaagaaagcACTCTCATTCACA AACTGCTCTCATCCCATCAACTACTTATCAAGTCCAAGAAACACGACCTCCTGGGAGACAGGGAAACCGAGTCCCTCTGCAGCTGAGAGTGCCTTCTCGAGCCCTGTGCAGAAAGACCCTCCAGTGAAGAACATCACCAACAAAG GAAATTTTGGAGCCAAAATTCCCATGGGGATTTCATCAATTATGTCACCTGAGAGACCG GCTGTAGAGCTGACAGCGTTCAAATCCTCAG TGTCTAAACAGGGCATACTTAGACTATTTTCGAGACGATGCCACCCAGAAGCATCGCAGCTTGCCTCCCCACAGTGGACACATGAGCAAGGCAGAAACGGTGGCATCCAGGAGTAA